One Thioclava electrotropha DNA segment encodes these proteins:
- a CDS encoding molybdopterin molybdotransferase MoeA: MLPVEEALEKVLALVEPLGTERVSLRHALGRVMAEPATAQLTQPPFSGSAMDGYWIDVADHLPGATLTVEGEAAAGRAYDGTPTPGQAVRIFTGAPVPGPNGVVVLQENVTREGDTITLPQELETHNNIRPKGQDFAQGESFCPDRPLTARDLGLLAAMNVAAVAVRRRPIVAIIATGDELVMPGEEPGPDQIICSNSFIVAALAERMGAEVRMLPIARDDRDSLRTVFDLAKGADLVVTSGGASVGAHDLVGEVAGELGLDRSFWKIAMRPGKPLMAGRMGDAAMLGLPGNPVSATVCAELFLRPMLRKLSGLPPESRVQQAILATDTGPTGPRTHYMRATLAPGDPLPRVTPFDNQDSAMLSILSQADCLLIRPLGDGPRKAGETVEILPLD; encoded by the coding sequence CTGTTGCCCGTCGAAGAGGCGCTGGAAAAGGTTCTGGCACTGGTCGAACCGCTGGGCACCGAACGCGTGAGCCTGCGCCACGCGCTTGGCCGTGTGATGGCGGAGCCCGCCACGGCGCAACTGACCCAGCCGCCCTTCTCGGGCTCGGCGATGGATGGCTACTGGATCGACGTGGCCGACCACCTGCCCGGCGCGACGCTCACCGTCGAGGGCGAGGCCGCCGCCGGTCGCGCCTATGACGGCACGCCGACTCCGGGCCAAGCCGTGCGCATCTTCACCGGCGCACCGGTGCCGGGCCCGAATGGCGTGGTCGTTCTGCAGGAGAACGTGACGCGTGAAGGCGATACGATCACCCTGCCGCAAGAGCTTGAAACCCATAACAATATCCGCCCCAAGGGTCAGGACTTCGCGCAGGGCGAGAGCTTCTGCCCCGACCGCCCGCTGACCGCGCGCGACCTCGGGCTGCTGGCCGCGATGAACGTGGCCGCGGTGGCCGTGCGCCGCCGCCCCATCGTCGCGATCATCGCCACGGGCGACGAGCTGGTGATGCCGGGCGAAGAGCCGGGGCCGGACCAGATCATCTGCTCCAACAGCTTCATCGTCGCGGCACTGGCCGAACGCATGGGCGCTGAGGTCCGCATGCTGCCGATCGCGCGCGACGACCGCGACAGCTTGCGCACCGTGTTCGACCTCGCGAAAGGCGCCGATCTGGTGGTGACCTCGGGCGGCGCCTCTGTCGGTGCGCATGATCTGGTGGGCGAAGTGGCCGGGGAGCTGGGGCTCGACCGCAGCTTCTGGAAGATCGCGATGCGTCCCGGCAAGCCCTTGATGGCGGGCCGGATGGGCGATGCGGCCATGCTGGGCCTGCCGGGCAACCCGGTCTCGGCCACGGTCTGCGCAGAGCTGTTCCTGCGCCCGATGCTGCGCAAGCTTTCGGGTCTGCCGCCGGAAAGCCGCGTGCAACAGGCGATCCTTGCGACCGATACCGGCCCGACCGGCCCGCGCACCCATTACATGCGCGCCACCCTCGCACCCGGCGATCCCCTGCCCCGCGTCACGCCCTTCGACAATCAGGACTCCGCGATGCTGAGCATCCTGTCGCAGGCCGATTGCCTGCTGATCCGACCCTTGGGCGACGGACCGCGCAAGGCAGGCGAGACGGTCGAGATCCTGCCGCTGGACTGA
- the lexA gene encoding transcriptional repressor LexA: MLTRKQLELLEFIQKRMMKDGVPPSFDEMKDALDLRSKSGIHRLITALEERGFIRRLAHRARAIEIVKLPEALEKKFGAPAGDSAGSFAPQVIEGDKTDPPRGAMPVDVIHALELPVMGRIAAGVPIEAISEVSHHVAVPGSMLSGRGEHYALEVKGDSMIEAGINDGDVVVIREQGTADNGDIVVALVEGHEATLKRFYRRSGMIALEAANPAYETRLLRDDQVKVQGRLVGLIRSY; encoded by the coding sequence ATGCTGACGCGCAAGCAGCTGGAATTGCTGGAATTCATTCAAAAACGGATGATGAAGGACGGTGTTCCACCCTCTTTCGACGAGATGAAGGACGCGCTGGACCTGCGCTCGAAATCCGGCATCCACCGTTTGATTACCGCTCTGGAAGAACGTGGCTTCATCCGCCGCCTCGCCCATCGGGCCCGCGCGATCGAGATCGTGAAACTACCCGAGGCTCTGGAGAAGAAATTCGGCGCGCCCGCGGGCGACAGCGCTGGCAGCTTCGCGCCGCAGGTGATCGAGGGCGACAAGACCGACCCGCCGCGCGGCGCGATGCCGGTCGACGTGATCCACGCGCTGGAACTGCCGGTGATGGGCCGGATCGCCGCCGGTGTCCCGATCGAGGCGATCTCGGAAGTCTCGCATCACGTCGCCGTCCCCGGCTCCATGCTGAGCGGACGCGGAGAGCATTACGCGCTCGAAGTCAAAGGCGACTCGATGATCGAGGCGGGCATCAACGACGGCGATGTCGTGGTGATCCGCGAACAGGGCACCGCCGACAACGGCGATATCGTCGTCGCGCTTGTTGAGGGCCATGAGGCGACGCTGAAGCGCTTCTACCGTCGCAGCGGGATGATCGCGCTGGAAGCCGCGAACCCGGCCTATGAGACGCGGCTGCTGCGCGACGATCAGGTGAAGGTGCAGGGGCGGCTCGTCGGGCTGATCCGCAGCTACTGA
- a CDS encoding ComEC/Rec2 family competence protein — MAINAEPGDWAQAEGATGAGRAPRLIVALFGGLSDPLGALARARAQLFLWMPVALGVGVGAYFTLGIEPGWPIYLSTLVICAVSLTLWLRGAAWLRVPAALIALAALGLLLAGLRAHLVAAPVLQYRYYGPVSGRIVKIDRARSDLIRLTLDRVRIDWIPPAKTPARVRVTLHGDQSQFSPEPGTQVMLTANLSPPPPPAAPRDYDFRRTAWFDRLGAIGYTRAPVLRIAPPDPGDWAMAAHRARMRLSAAIQARIAGQPGAVAAALMTGDRSGLSEATREVMRRSSLAHLIAISGLHMGMLAGFVFGLVRYGLALAGRPALIWPTKKLAAIAALIAASGYLWLAGPAISTQRAWIMVSIMLLAVLFDRRALSLRTVALAATLLMIWQPESLTEPGFQMSFAATTALIVALGPWTRAARHLPRLLRPVLMLVATSLIAGGATAPIVAAQFHRLSEYGVLANLFAVPAMGLVIMPMGVLAALLAPLGLAGPALWAMGQGTAWILRVAEWVSGLDGSVLAIVQPGPWVIPLIALGALGAILTRGAGRSASIGLILLGGAIWLRAGAERPALLIAPEAQQVGLMTPLGRALLKPGAGFISERWLAADGDEATLDEAAARPAFSGPRGARIAQFRRAPLAHLTGKSAKEALPAICAKGGIVVISTRVDHPTGPCDLWDAARLRGTGAVAISATGEVTTTAQIKGRRLWTRP, encoded by the coding sequence ATGGCGATCAATGCCGAACCCGGGGACTGGGCGCAGGCGGAGGGTGCGACGGGCGCGGGCCGCGCTCCGCGTTTGATCGTGGCGCTCTTCGGGGGGCTCTCCGATCCGCTGGGCGCTCTGGCGCGGGCGCGCGCGCAGCTTTTCCTGTGGATGCCGGTGGCGCTCGGCGTCGGGGTCGGGGCGTATTTCACCCTCGGGATCGAGCCGGGATGGCCTATCTACCTGAGCACGCTCGTAATCTGCGCGGTCTCGCTGACGCTTTGGCTGCGCGGTGCGGCGTGGCTCCGGGTGCCTGCGGCGCTGATCGCCTTGGCGGCGCTGGGGCTGTTGCTTGCGGGGCTGCGCGCCCATCTCGTCGCGGCGCCGGTGCTGCAATATCGCTATTACGGCCCCGTCAGTGGGCGGATCGTGAAGATCGATCGCGCGCGCTCCGACCTGATCCGGCTGACGCTGGACCGAGTGCGGATCGACTGGATTCCCCCCGCCAAGACCCCGGCGCGGGTGCGCGTGACGCTGCATGGCGATCAAAGTCAGTTCAGCCCCGAGCCCGGCACGCAGGTCATGCTCACGGCGAATCTCTCGCCCCCGCCGCCGCCAGCGGCCCCAAGGGATTACGATTTTCGCCGCACCGCTTGGTTCGATCGCCTCGGCGCGATCGGTTATACCCGCGCGCCGGTGCTGCGCATTGCGCCGCCCGATCCCGGCGACTGGGCGATGGCGGCGCATCGTGCGCGGATGCGGCTCTCGGCGGCGATCCAGGCGCGGATCGCGGGCCAGCCCGGCGCGGTCGCGGCGGCGCTGATGACGGGCGACCGCTCCGGGTTGAGCGAGGCCACGCGCGAGGTGATGCGCCGCTCCAGCCTCGCCCATCTGATCGCGATTTCCGGGCTGCATATGGGGATGCTAGCGGGCTTCGTTTTCGGTCTGGTGCGTTACGGGCTGGCGCTGGCGGGGCGCCCCGCCCTGATCTGGCCTACGAAGAAACTGGCCGCCATTGCGGCGCTGATAGCGGCCAGCGGCTACCTCTGGCTCGCGGGGCCTGCGATTTCGACGCAACGTGCCTGGATCATGGTGTCGATCATGCTCCTTGCCGTGCTCTTCGATCGGCGTGCGCTGAGCCTGCGCACCGTCGCGCTCGCCGCGACGCTCCTCATGATCTGGCAGCCCGAGAGCCTGACCGAGCCCGGCTTCCAGATGTCCTTCGCTGCGACCACCGCGCTGATCGTGGCGCTGGGGCCGTGGACCCGCGCGGCGCGCCATCTGCCGCGCCTGCTGCGCCCGGTGCTGATGCTGGTTGCGACCTCGCTCATCGCAGGTGGGGCCACCGCACCGATCGTGGCGGCGCAGTTTCACAGGCTTTCGGAATACGGGGTGCTGGCCAATCTCTTTGCGGTGCCTGCAATGGGGCTCGTGATCATGCCGATGGGCGTGCTCGCAGCACTGCTCGCGCCCCTCGGTCTCGCCGGGCCCGCGCTTTGGGCGATGGGGCAAGGCACAGCGTGGATCTTGCGCGTGGCGGAGTGGGTGAGTGGCCTCGACGGCTCGGTTCTCGCGATCGTCCAGCCGGGGCCGTGGGTGATCCCTTTGATTGCGCTTGGCGCGTTGGGGGCGATCCTGACGCGCGGGGCCGGGCGCAGTGCGAGCATCGGTCTGATCCTTCTGGGCGGCGCCATTTGGCTGCGCGCCGGGGCGGAGCGTCCGGCGCTGCTGATCGCGCCCGAGGCGCAGCAGGTCGGTCTGATGACGCCGCTGGGCCGGGCACTGTTGAAACCGGGTGCGGGGTTCATCTCCGAACGCTGGCTGGCAGCGGATGGCGACGAGGCCACGCTGGACGAGGCCGCGGCGCGACCTGCTTTCTCTGGTCCACGCGGTGCGCGGATTGCGCAGTTTCGACGCGCCCCGCTCGCCCATCTCACGGGAAAATCGGCAAAAGAGGCCCTGCCTGCGATTTGCGCGAAGGGCGGCATTGTCGTGATTTCCACCAGGGTCGACCACCCCACGGGCCCTTGCGATCTGTGGGACGCGGCGCGCCTGCGCGGCACTGGCGCTGTCGCCATCAGCGCCACGGGCGAAGTCACGACGACCGCGCAAATCAAAGGCCGCCGCCTCTGGACGCGCCCCTGA
- the gltX gene encoding glutamate--tRNA ligase: MSDQIVTRFAPSPTGYLHIGGARTALFNWLYARGRGGKFLLRIEDTDRERSTPEATAAILQGLEWLGLDYDGDVVSQAAGAARHAEVAHQMLEKGHAYKCFSTQEEIAAFREDPENKGQMFPSPWRDADPATHPDAPYVIRLKAPREGTTVITDAVQGEVTIRNDQLDDMICLRSDGTPTYMLAVVVDDHDMGVTHVIRGDDHLVNAARQMLVYRAMGWDVPTFAHIPLIHGPDGKKLSKRHGAVGLEQYQAMGYPATGMRNYLARLGWSHGDDEFFTDDQAKGWFDITGINKAPARLDFKKLENICGQHIAITDEAELLREIEGYLAAAEKPPLGDAQKTALMRTLPIVKGSAKMLPQLLEKAHFSLTQRPIEIEEKAAKALDDVSRGILSELTFALQRANWSREDLEAAVGQVAEAHGLGLGKVAAPMRAALAGRAATPSVFDMMLVLGQEETLARLDDQAA; the protein is encoded by the coding sequence ATGTCCGACCAGATTGTCACCCGTTTCGCCCCCTCGCCCACCGGCTATCTGCATATCGGCGGTGCGCGCACGGCCCTGTTCAACTGGCTCTATGCCCGTGGGCGCGGCGGCAAATTCCTGCTGCGTATCGAGGATACCGATCGCGAACGCTCCACCCCCGAGGCCACGGCGGCGATCCTGCAGGGGCTCGAATGGCTTGGGCTCGATTATGACGGCGACGTGGTGAGCCAGGCTGCGGGCGCGGCCCGCCATGCCGAGGTCGCCCATCAGATGCTGGAGAAGGGCCACGCCTATAAGTGCTTCTCCACGCAGGAAGAGATCGCGGCCTTCCGCGAGGACCCGGAGAACAAGGGGCAGATGTTCCCCTCGCCGTGGCGCGATGCCGATCCCGCGACGCATCCGGATGCGCCCTATGTGATCCGTCTGAAAGCGCCCCGCGAGGGCACGACCGTAATCACCGACGCCGTGCAGGGCGAGGTGACGATCCGCAACGATCAGCTCGATGACATGATTTGTTTACGTTCTGATGGCACACCCACCTACATGCTGGCCGTTGTCGTCGATGACCATGATATGGGCGTGACCCATGTGATCCGCGGGGACGACCATCTCGTCAATGCCGCGCGGCAGATGCTGGTCTATCGCGCGATGGGCTGGGACGTGCCCACCTTCGCGCATATCCCGCTGATCCACGGCCCCGACGGCAAGAAGCTGTCGAAGCGCCACGGCGCGGTCGGCCTCGAGCAGTATCAGGCGATGGGCTATCCCGCGACGGGGATGCGCAACTACCTCGCGCGGCTCGGCTGGAGCCATGGCGACGACGAATTCTTCACCGACGATCAGGCGAAGGGATGGTTCGACATCACCGGCATCAACAAGGCGCCGGCGCGGCTCGATTTCAAGAAGCTCGAAAATATCTGCGGCCAGCATATCGCCATCACCGATGAGGCCGAATTGCTGCGCGAAATCGAAGGTTATCTCGCAGCTGCAGAAAAACCCCCGCTGGGTGACGCACAGAAAACTGCGCTTATGCGCACGCTTCCCATCGTGAAGGGCTCGGCAAAAATGCTCCCGCAACTCCTTGAAAAGGCGCATTTCTCGCTGACGCAGCGCCCGATCGAGATCGAAGAGAAAGCGGCCAAGGCGCTCGATGATGTATCCCGTGGTATACTGAGTGAATTGACCTTTGCGCTGCAACGCGCTAATTGGTCGCGGGAAGACCTGGAAGCCGCCGTCGGACAGGTTGCCGAAGCGCACGGACTGGGCCTTGGGAAGGTCGCTGCTCCGATGCGGGCGGCCTTGGCGGGGCGAGCGGCTACCCCCAGCGTATTCGATATGATGCTCGTTTTGGGCCAAGAGGAAACTCTGGCACGACTCGACGATCAGGCGGCCTGA
- the gltA gene encoding citrate synthase has translation MADNSKTATLSLDGQTYELPVLSPSAGPDVLDIRKLYGQADVFTYDPGFTSTAACESKITFIDGGKGELLYRGYPIDQLASESHYLEVCYLLLYGELPSKQQMEDFEYRVTRHTMIHEQMKQFFQGFRRDSHPMATMVGVVGALSAFYHDSLDISDPWQREVASIRLIAKLPTIAAMAYKYSIGQPFVYPKNELSYAENFLHMCFSVPAEDYKIEPALAKAMDRIFTLHADHEQNASTSTVRLAGSSGANPFACIAAGIACLWGPAHGGANQACLEMLREIGTVDQIPEYIKRAKDKDDPFRLMGFGHRVYKNFDPRAKVMKESADEVLDLLGIHDNETLQVAKELEKIALEDDYFVSKKLYPNVDFYSGIILEAMGFPTSMFTPIFALSRTVGWISQWKEMIEDPTGKIGRPRQLYTGATYRDYVDIAKR, from the coding sequence ATGGCAGACAACTCGAAGACCGCCACGCTCTCGCTTGACGGACAAACCTATGAGCTTCCCGTGCTCTCGCCCTCGGCTGGTCCCGACGTGCTCGATATCCGCAAGCTCTACGGTCAAGCCGACGTCTTCACCTACGATCCGGGCTTCACCTCGACCGCAGCCTGCGAGTCCAAGATCACCTTCATCGATGGTGGCAAGGGCGAGCTGCTGTATCGCGGCTACCCGATCGACCAGCTCGCCTCGGAATCGCACTATCTCGAAGTGTGCTACCTGCTTCTCTACGGGGAACTGCCGAGCAAGCAGCAGATGGAAGATTTCGAATATCGCGTGACCCGTCACACGATGATCCACGAGCAGATGAAGCAATTCTTCCAGGGCTTCCGCCGTGACAGCCACCCGATGGCGACCATGGTCGGCGTCGTGGGCGCGCTCTCGGCCTTCTATCACGACAGCCTCGACATTTCGGACCCGTGGCAGCGCGAAGTCGCTTCGATCCGTCTGATCGCGAAGCTGCCGACGATCGCCGCGATGGCCTACAAGTATTCGATCGGTCAGCCCTTCGTCTATCCGAAGAACGAGCTGAGCTACGCCGAGAACTTCCTGCATATGTGCTTCTCGGTCCCGGCCGAAGACTACAAGATCGAGCCGGCGCTCGCGAAGGCGATGGACCGTATCTTCACGCTCCATGCCGATCACGAGCAGAACGCCTCGACCTCGACCGTGCGTCTGGCAGGCTCCTCGGGCGCGAACCCGTTCGCCTGTATCGCAGCCGGCATCGCCTGCCTCTGGGGCCCCGCCCACGGCGGCGCAAACCAGGCCTGCCTCGAGATGCTGCGCGAAATCGGCACCGTCGATCAGATCCCGGAATACATCAAGCGCGCCAAGGACAAGGATGATCCCTTCCGCCTGATGGGCTTCGGCCACCGCGTCTACAAGAACTTCGACCCGCGCGCGAAGGTCATGAAGGAATCGGCGGACGAGGTTCTCGACCTGCTCGGCATCCACGACAACGAGACCCTTCAGGTCGCTAAGGAACTCGAGAAGATCGCTCTGGAGGACGACTATTTCGTCTCGAAGAAGCTCTATCCGAATGTCGACTTCTACTCGGGCATCATCCTCGAGGCGATGGGCTTCCCGACCTCGATGTTCACCCCGATCTTCGCGCTCTCGCGCACCGTCGGCTGGATCTCGCAGTGGAAAGAGATGATCGAAGATCCGACCGGCAAGATCGGTCGCCCGCGTCAGCTTTACACCGGCGCGACCTATCGCGATTACGTCGATATCGCCAAGCGCTGA
- a CDS encoding DUF1284 domain-containing protein: MADRLTYRPHHFLCSLGFEGKGYSDLFTANMTEIVEGRLRRADGAAVEIEVVGAADDICGPCPSRRGSGCTAQAKIDRLDAAHAEALDITPGDVLTWGEALERMAALPADVHQTICAECQWLSAGMCAAALARLQDTE, from the coding sequence ATGGCTGACCGTCTGACATATCGCCCGCATCATTTCCTCTGCTCGCTTGGCTTCGAGGGGAAGGGATATTCGGATCTCTTCACCGCGAATATGACCGAGATCGTCGAAGGACGCCTGCGGCGCGCGGACGGCGCGGCGGTGGAGATCGAGGTGGTGGGCGCGGCGGATGATATCTGCGGCCCCTGCCCGTCGCGGCGCGGATCGGGCTGCACTGCACAGGCGAAGATCGACCGGCTGGACGCGGCCCATGCCGAGGCGTTGGATATTACACCGGGCGATGTGCTGACATGGGGCGAGGCGCTGGAGCGGATGGCCGCCCTGCCCGCCGATGTGCACCAGACGATCTGCGCCGAATGCCAATGGCTGAGCGCGGGCATGTGCGCCGCCGCCCTCGCCCGACTTCAGGACACAGAATAG
- a CDS encoding SDR family NAD(P)-dependent oxidoreductase — MSTDQTQDPSQGKKLALVTGASRGLGGAIAEALAADGWHVMAVARTTGALEELDDRIQAKGGTASLGPLDVTEPDQMAHLAQSIGARWGGLDLWVHTAIHAAPLSPTGHIDAKELANSVKVNVTATAQLIGLMEPLLLAREGTALAFDDPRAGQKFFGIYGATKAAQMAMLRSWQAETVKIGPRVMIAEPAPMATALRGRFFPGEDRDALTDRHAEARRILDTL; from the coding sequence ATGAGCACGGATCAGACCCAAGACCCTTCGCAGGGCAAGAAACTGGCGCTTGTCACAGGCGCTTCGCGTGGCCTTGGCGGGGCGATCGCCGAAGCTTTGGCCGCAGATGGCTGGCACGTCATGGCCGTCGCACGGACCACCGGCGCGCTGGAAGAGCTTGACGACCGCATTCAGGCGAAGGGCGGCACGGCCTCGCTCGGTCCGCTCGACGTGACCGAGCCCGATCAGATGGCGCATCTCGCGCAGTCGATCGGCGCGCGCTGGGGCGGGCTCGATCTTTGGGTGCACACGGCGATCCATGCCGCGCCGCTCTCGCCGACCGGGCATATCGACGCGAAGGAGCTGGCCAATTCGGTCAAGGTGAACGTGACCGCGACCGCGCAGCTCATCGGGCTGATGGAGCCGCTGCTGCTTGCACGCGAGGGCACCGCGCTGGCCTTCGACGATCCGCGTGCGGGCCAGAAATTCTTCGGCATCTATGGAGCTACGAAAGCCGCGCAGATGGCAATGCTGCGCTCGTGGCAGGCTGAGACGGTGAAAATCGGGCCGCGCGTGATGATTGCGGAGCCTGCACCGATGGCGACCGCGCTGCGCGGACGGTTCTTCCCCGGCGAAGATCGCGATGCGCTGACGGACCGCCACGCCGAGGCGCGGCGCATCCTCGACACGCTCTGA
- the surE gene encoding 5'/3'-nucleotidase SurE → MRILITNDDGIDAPGLAVLGEIAEELAGPDGEVWTVAPAFEQSGVGHCISYTRPMMISKLAERRFAAEGSPADCVMAGLYDVLEEQRPDLVLSGVNRGNNSADNALYSGTLGGAMEAALQGVPAIALSQFIGPEVFNAPDMFEAARVHGAALVRKLIDQGIWDDGDYRVFYNVNFPPVLAKDVKGHKVAAQGFRKDCFFSTEAHHAPSGRRFLWIKGGPQHTPTQPGTDAAVNLDGYISVTPMRADLTAHDVIADLEARLG, encoded by the coding sequence ATGCGTATTCTCATCACCAATGACGACGGGATCGACGCACCGGGACTGGCCGTTCTGGGCGAGATCGCCGAAGAACTTGCAGGCCCCGATGGCGAGGTCTGGACGGTCGCGCCGGCCTTCGAGCAATCGGGCGTCGGCCATTGCATCTCCTACACCCGACCGATGATGATCTCGAAACTGGCAGAGCGCCGTTTCGCAGCCGAGGGCAGCCCCGCCGATTGCGTGATGGCTGGGCTCTACGACGTGCTGGAGGAGCAGCGACCTGATCTGGTGCTCTCGGGCGTGAACCGGGGCAACAACTCCGCCGATAACGCGCTTTATTCCGGCACATTGGGCGGCGCGATGGAGGCGGCGCTGCAAGGCGTGCCCGCGATCGCCCTGTCGCAATTCATCGGCCCCGAGGTCTTCAACGCCCCCGACATGTTCGAGGCAGCCCGGGTCCATGGCGCGGCGCTCGTGCGCAAGCTTATCGATCAGGGCATCTGGGACGATGGCGATTACCGGGTCTTCTACAACGTCAATTTCCCGCCGGTGCTGGCCAAGGACGTCAAAGGCCACAAGGTCGCAGCCCAGGGCTTCCGCAAGGATTGCTTCTTCTCGACCGAGGCGCATCACGCGCCCTCGGGGCGGCGTTTCCTCTGGATCAAGGGCGGCCCGCAGCACACGCCGACGCAGCCGGGCACCGATGCGGCTGTCAATCTCGACGGCTATATCTCGGTCACGCCGATGCGCGCCGATCTGACGGCACATGACGTGATCGCCGATCTGGAGGCCCGTCTGGGATGA
- a CDS encoding protein-L-isoaspartate(D-aspartate) O-methyltransferase, with protein sequence MSEGAEEDLAERKMRFLFALRSKGVTDARTLHAMEGIDRGQFVRGIFADRAYEDMPLPIACGQTISQPSVVGLMTQAADVGSRDTVLEIGTGSGYQAAILSQLARRVYTVDRHRRLVREAEGVFTALRLTNIVAISGDGSHGLPDQAPFDRIIVTAAAEDPPGPLLAQLKIGGIMVLPVGQSDTVQSLIRVRRLETGFDYEELRPVRFVPLVEGVAND encoded by the coding sequence ATGAGCGAGGGTGCGGAAGAGGATCTGGCCGAGCGCAAGATGCGGTTCCTCTTCGCACTGCGTTCCAAGGGCGTGACCGACGCGCGCACCCTGCACGCGATGGAGGGGATCGACCGCGGCCAGTTCGTGCGCGGCATTTTCGCCGATCGCGCCTATGAGGATATGCCGCTGCCGATCGCCTGCGGGCAGACGATTTCGCAGCCCTCGGTCGTCGGGCTGATGACGCAAGCCGCGGATGTGGGTTCACGCGACACCGTGCTCGAGATTGGCACCGGCTCGGGTTATCAGGCCGCGATCCTGAGCCAGCTCGCCCGTCGCGTCTATACAGTGGACCGACACCGCAGGCTGGTGCGCGAGGCCGAAGGCGTCTTCACCGCGCTGCGGCTCACCAATATCGTCGCGATTTCCGGGGACGGCTCGCACGGGCTGCCCGATCAGGCGCCCTTTGATCGAATCATCGTGACTGCCGCTGCGGAAGACCCTCCCGGGCCGCTCTTGGCCCAGCTGAAGATCGGGGGTATCATGGTTCTACCCGTGGGCCAGTCGGACACGGTGCAAAGCCTGATCCGGGTGCGCCGGCTCGAGACGGGTTTCGATTACGAAGAATTACGTCCGGTGCGCTTTGTTCCCCTCGTAGAGGGCGTGGCAAACGACTAA
- a CDS encoding LysM peptidoglycan-binding domain-containing protein, protein MATKISRLRLILAGGVALTALAACNPNGFDLDMRGYGNGGLDTSAAARQAVQDRPRPNDQGIITYPNYQVVVARRGDTVNSVAQRIGTDPGALARYNAVSPDAVLNAGEVLALPNKVATTGGSTTPGNSSALTSETIDITSLASNAIDRSQANQPAKPTPASAPVSTNSAEPIRHKVARGETAYSIARYYSVPVKALAEWNGLPNDLRVREGQVLIIPVASSRQPAKVETATATTAPGTGSPTPVPPSAAEPLPQKTPPKASEPVKTKTPDMSTDRTKASDTSKMAMPVPGSIIRPYKKGSNDGVDISATAGTSVKAAESGTVLLISQDTDDVAFLAIKHPDNLVTVYYNVTGITVKKGASVKRGQTIAKVASGDQGYLHFEVRKGIDSVDPMPYLN, encoded by the coding sequence ATGGCAACGAAGATTTCCCGGCTGCGGCTGATCCTGGCAGGTGGAGTCGCGCTGACGGCGTTGGCCGCCTGTAACCCGAACGGGTTCGATCTGGACATGCGCGGCTATGGCAATGGCGGGCTCGACACGAGCGCCGCCGCCCGGCAGGCGGTGCAGGACCGCCCCCGCCCGAATGATCAGGGCATCATCACCTACCCGAATTATCAGGTCGTCGTGGCGCGCCGCGGCGATACGGTCAATTCCGTCGCGCAGCGGATCGGCACCGATCCCGGCGCGCTGGCTCGCTACAACGCGGTCTCGCCCGATGCGGTGCTGAACGCGGGCGAAGTGCTGGCCCTGCCCAACAAGGTCGCGACCACGGGCGGCTCCACGACGCCGGGCAACTCCAGTGCCCTGACCTCTGAGACGATCGACATCACCTCGCTCGCCTCGAACGCGATCGATAGATCGCAGGCGAACCAGCCCGCCAAACCGACGCCGGCCTCGGCCCCGGTCTCCACCAACAGCGCCGAGCCGATCCGCCACAAGGTCGCACGCGGCGAGACCGCCTATTCCATCGCGCGCTACTACTCGGTGCCGGTGAAGGCGCTGGCCGAGTGGAACGGGCTGCCGAACGACCTGCGCGTGCGTGAAGGTCAGGTGCTGATCATCCCGGTCGCGTCGAGCCGCCAGCCTGCGAAGGTCGAGACCGCGACGGCGACGACTGCGCCGGGCACCGGTTCGCCGACCCCGGTGCCGCCCTCGGCGGCAGAGCCCCTGCCCCAGAAGACACCGCCGAAAGCGTCCGAGCCGGTCAAGACGAAGACTCCGGACATGAGCACCGATCGCACCAAGGCGTCGGACACGTCGAAGATGGCGATGCCGGTGCCGGGTTCGATCATCCGCCCCTACAAGAAGGGCTCGAACGACGGCGTGGATATCTCGGCCACGGCCGGAACTTCGGTGAAAGCCGCCGAGAGCGGCACCGTGCTGCTGATCAGCCAGGACACCGACGATGTCGCCTTCCTCGCGATCAAGCATCCCGACAATCTGGTGACGGTCTATTACAACGTGACCGGCATCACGGTGAAAAAAGGCGCGAGCGTCAAGCGCGGCCAGACCATCGCGAAGGTCGCGTCCGGCGATCAGGGCTATCTCCATTTCGAGGTCCGCAAGGGGATCGATTCCGTCGATCCGATGCCCTACCTCAATTGA